In Rhizobium gallicum bv. gallicum R602sp, the following proteins share a genomic window:
- a CDS encoding carbohydrate ABC transporter permease — MSDTNRNRLMFAIAVAMAAIYLFPLYWMYVTALKSGSEMFATPPSFWPSSPQWSTYAYVWESRNMGRYLWNSLVIALGSVALITILGVGCAYVLARYRSIWVDIGLFLILMLQVLPASLMVTPIFVGFSQLGMLNYPRLAVIIAIAAKSMPFFVVLVRATFMAVPQELEEAALVDGNSRIGAFFNIVLPLARNGILVSAILIFMQAFGEFVYAKSIIQAAELQPASVGLNSFMGPNTNEWNNIMAYATMYVTPILAIFVLLQRRIVSGLTSGALK, encoded by the coding sequence ATGAGTGATACAAACCGCAACCGGCTGATGTTCGCAATCGCCGTCGCCATGGCGGCGATCTATCTCTTTCCGCTCTACTGGATGTACGTCACGGCGCTGAAAAGCGGCTCGGAGATGTTCGCCACGCCGCCGAGCTTCTGGCCGTCTTCTCCGCAATGGAGCACCTATGCCTATGTCTGGGAGAGCCGGAACATGGGCCGCTATCTCTGGAATTCGCTGGTGATCGCGCTCGGTTCCGTTGCACTCATCACCATTCTCGGCGTTGGCTGCGCTTACGTGCTGGCGCGATATCGCAGCATCTGGGTGGATATTGGCCTGTTCCTGATCCTCATGCTGCAGGTTCTTCCGGCCTCGCTGATGGTTACACCGATCTTCGTCGGTTTCTCGCAGCTCGGCATGCTCAACTATCCGCGCCTTGCCGTTATCATCGCCATTGCAGCAAAAAGCATGCCCTTCTTCGTCGTCCTCGTCCGCGCCACCTTCATGGCCGTGCCGCAGGAATTGGAAGAGGCCGCTCTTGTCGACGGCAATTCCCGCATCGGCGCCTTCTTCAACATCGTCTTGCCGCTGGCGCGCAACGGTATCCTCGTCAGCGCGATCCTCATCTTCATGCAGGCCTTCGGCGAATTCGTCTATGCGAAATCAATAATCCAAGCCGCCGAGCTTCAGCCGGCGAGTGTCGGTCTCAATTCCTTCATGGGACCGAACACGAACGAGTGGAACAACATCATGGCCTACGCCACGATGTATGTAACGCCGATCCTCGCCATTTTCGTTCTCTTGCAGCGCCGCATCGTATCCGGCCTCACCTCGGGAGCCCTCAAATGA
- a CDS encoding carbohydrate ABC transporter permease, with the protein MKRILMSVKDGRGFDIVLVAFPLGFLFLMAGLPLIYNVVMSFQEVDMFSLGTFSRPFVGFKNYTDIFAQPETLGILYNTLIFVTGSIAGQFLIGFGLALFFWVNFPGASWLRGLFLVSWVMPGLVVGAIWNWILSGDFGVLNFILRESGIISGNIFWRSDPHYSLFAVIIANIWLGTSFNMILLSVGLSAIPGDLYEAAELDGANAWQRFWTITLPMMRSTIGAIIALGLIFTLQQFDLFAAITSGGPNNSSNVTQYWAWDLSFRQYDFAKGATISVIMIVFVMIASVVYVRSTRHEVRG; encoded by the coding sequence ATGAAGAGGATCCTGATGAGCGTTAAGGACGGCCGCGGTTTCGATATCGTGCTTGTCGCCTTTCCACTCGGCTTTCTGTTCCTGATGGCGGGGCTACCGCTCATCTACAATGTTGTGATGAGCTTCCAAGAGGTTGACATGTTCAGCCTCGGGACCTTCTCGCGCCCCTTCGTCGGCTTCAAGAATTACACGGATATCTTTGCGCAGCCCGAGACGCTGGGGATCCTTTACAACACGCTGATCTTCGTCACCGGCTCGATCGCAGGTCAGTTCCTGATCGGTTTCGGGCTTGCGTTGTTCTTCTGGGTGAACTTTCCCGGTGCGTCGTGGCTGCGCGGTCTCTTTCTCGTGTCCTGGGTCATGCCGGGCCTCGTTGTCGGCGCCATCTGGAACTGGATTTTGTCAGGCGACTTCGGCGTGCTCAATTTCATCCTGCGGGAAAGCGGCATCATCTCGGGAAACATCTTCTGGCGTTCCGATCCGCACTATTCGCTCTTTGCCGTCATCATTGCCAATATCTGGCTTGGCACTTCCTTCAACATGATCCTTCTATCCGTCGGCCTATCGGCCATCCCCGGCGATCTCTATGAAGCTGCAGAACTCGATGGTGCGAATGCCTGGCAGCGCTTCTGGACCATCACTTTGCCGATGATGCGCTCGACGATCGGCGCCATCATCGCCCTTGGCCTGATCTTCACGCTGCAACAGTTCGACCTCTTCGCCGCGATCACCTCTGGCGGGCCGAACAATTCCTCAAATGTAACGCAATACTGGGCCTGGGACTTGTCTTTCCGCCAATATGATTTCGCCAAGGGTGCCACAATCTCAGTCATCATGATCGTCTTCGTCATGATCGCCTCTGTCGTCTATGTCCGCTCGACACGCCATGAGGTGCGCGGATGA
- a CDS encoding ABC transporter substrate-binding protein — MAIRKFAVLGALALAGVSLFGLSAKAEDVTISVWSLDRDIQPAPNLVKEFNAQNNGIKIEYRLIQFDDVVTEAMRAYASGQAPDIIAVDNPEHAMFASRGAFLDLTDMISRSTVIKPQNYFPGPLKSVEWEGKYYGVPKATNTIALYYNKDMFKAKGLDPNKPPQTWDELVEDARKLTDPAKNVYGLAFSAKANEEGTFQFLPWAQMGGGGYENINADGAVKALETWKTIMDEKLASPDTLTRGQWDSTGTFNSGNAAMAISGPWELDRMVKEAKFDWGVTLLPVPKPGADRSSAMGDFNWAIFASSKHPAEAFKALEYFASQDDKLFKNYGQLPARSDITIPVTGEKLKDDALKVFLEQMKFAKPRGPHPQWPKISKAIQDAIQAALTGQMSAKEALDQAADKIKAVLG, encoded by the coding sequence ATGGCTATCCGCAAATTCGCAGTTCTGGGCGCTTTGGCACTTGCCGGCGTCTCGCTCTTCGGCCTTTCAGCCAAGGCCGAAGACGTTACCATCAGCGTCTGGTCGCTTGATCGCGACATTCAACCGGCGCCCAATCTCGTCAAGGAATTCAACGCGCAGAACAACGGCATCAAGATCGAGTACCGCCTGATCCAGTTCGATGACGTCGTTACCGAAGCGATGCGCGCCTATGCCTCCGGCCAGGCGCCTGACATCATTGCCGTCGATAATCCGGAACACGCGATGTTCGCTTCGCGTGGCGCCTTCCTCGATCTGACCGACATGATCTCGAGGTCGACCGTGATCAAGCCACAGAATTATTTTCCCGGGCCGCTGAAGTCGGTCGAATGGGAGGGGAAATATTATGGAGTGCCGAAAGCAACCAACACGATCGCCCTCTACTACAACAAGGATATGTTCAAGGCGAAGGGCCTCGACCCGAACAAGCCGCCGCAGACCTGGGATGAGCTCGTTGAAGACGCGCGCAAATTGACCGATCCGGCTAAGAACGTCTATGGCCTGGCCTTCTCTGCAAAAGCCAACGAGGAGGGTACCTTCCAGTTCCTTCCCTGGGCCCAAATGGGCGGTGGCGGCTACGAGAACATCAATGCCGACGGCGCTGTCAAGGCGCTTGAGACCTGGAAGACCATTATGGACGAGAAGCTTGCCTCGCCAGATACACTGACGCGCGGTCAGTGGGATTCGACCGGCACTTTCAATTCCGGCAATGCAGCAATGGCGATCTCCGGTCCGTGGGAACTCGACCGCATGGTGAAGGAAGCCAAGTTCGATTGGGGTGTAACGCTGCTTCCGGTTCCGAAGCCAGGCGCGGACCGATCGTCGGCCATGGGCGACTTCAACTGGGCGATCTTCGCAAGTTCCAAGCACCCGGCCGAGGCCTTCAAGGCGCTTGAATATTTCGCCTCTCAGGACGACAAGTTGTTCAAGAACTACGGCCAGCTTCCGGCCCGTTCCGACATCACCATCCCGGTGACCGGCGAAAAGCTGAAGGATGACGCTCTCAAGGTCTTCCTCGAGCAGATGAAATTTGCCAAGCCCCGCGGCCCGCACCCGCAGTGGCCGAAGATCTCCAAGGCGATCCAGGACGCAATACAGGCAGCATTGACTGGCCAGATGAGCGCCAAGGAAGCACTCGACCAGGCCGCCGACAAGATCAAGGCCGTTCTTGGATAA
- a CDS encoding sugar phosphate isomerase/epimerase family protein yields the protein MSNPAKSIRVGTMVSASKGGADKRIGQIADMGFESFEPFFWQTTNGQDLAELGKRSLDAIGDRDITISTLGMFGNPLEETDIDLQTLQGWKDCIDNAHHFGATCVAGFTGRIRGTPLTESLPRYKQIWSELAKRAADKGIKIAFENCAMDGNWATGDWNIAHNPDAWELIFNETPDDNIGLEWEPCHQMVYLIEPLPQIRKWAKKIFHVHGKDATIRWDVIKEHGIFGKEKFVFMRTPGFGDSNWTDIISELRLAGWSGSIDIEGWHDPVYRDVLEMTGQVYALNYLKHARGGDFVADPV from the coding sequence GTGAGCAATCCTGCAAAATCCATCCGTGTCGGAACTATGGTCAGCGCGTCCAAGGGTGGCGCCGACAAGCGTATCGGCCAGATCGCCGATATGGGGTTCGAGAGCTTTGAGCCCTTTTTCTGGCAGACGACCAACGGACAGGATCTCGCCGAGCTCGGCAAGCGCTCACTCGACGCGATCGGCGATCGCGACATTACAATTTCGACGCTCGGCATGTTTGGCAATCCGCTGGAAGAAACCGATATCGACTTGCAGACGCTGCAGGGCTGGAAGGACTGCATCGACAATGCCCATCATTTTGGCGCCACCTGCGTTGCCGGCTTTACCGGCCGCATCCGCGGTACACCGCTGACCGAGAGCCTGCCGCGTTACAAGCAGATCTGGAGCGAGCTTGCCAAGCGGGCTGCCGACAAGGGCATCAAGATCGCCTTCGAAAACTGCGCGATGGACGGCAACTGGGCAACCGGTGACTGGAACATCGCGCACAATCCGGATGCCTGGGAGCTGATCTTCAATGAGACGCCGGACGACAATATCGGCCTTGAGTGGGAACCCTGCCACCAGATGGTTTACCTGATCGAGCCGCTGCCGCAGATTCGAAAGTGGGCAAAGAAAATCTTCCATGTCCATGGCAAGGATGCGACGATCCGCTGGGATGTCATCAAGGAGCATGGCATCTTCGGCAAGGAAAAGTTCGTCTTCATGCGCACGCCGGGTTTCGGCGACAGCAACTGGACGGACATCATTTCGGAGCTGCGTCTGGCCGGCTGGTCGGGCTCGATCGATATCGAAGGCTGGCACGATCCGGTTTACCGCGACGTGTTGGAGATGACGGGCCAGGTCTACGCACTGAATTATCTGAAGCATGCCCGGGGCGGCGATTTCGTCGCCGATCCGGTTTGA
- a CDS encoding Gfo/Idh/MocA family protein, with product MTLNAVLCGCGAMSKGWLRALKQTPALAESIEVTGLVDVNLAAAEALTSEFGLNKAAIGTDLSSVIAKARADIVFDVVIPAARFNVVSTALKAGCHVLSEKPMATSLAEGAALIDLAAETGKIHAIIQNRRFISGVRRMRRFVESGAIGDVTAIHCDFFIAPHFGGFREDMDNVLLLDMAIHTFDAARFVAGKKPLAVYCVERNPKGSWYRHGASANATFEFTDDVVFTYRGSWCAEGERTSWESQWRLVGSKGMLTWDGDQTFRAAVAGEETGLLRGVTPVDVPGAERDEETHGHASVIAGFVDAIRTGKRPETASSDNITSLAMVFGAIESARTGKRVEISA from the coding sequence GTGACATTGAATGCAGTTCTGTGCGGTTGCGGAGCCATGTCCAAAGGCTGGTTGCGCGCCTTAAAGCAAACCCCGGCTCTAGCCGAATCGATCGAGGTCACCGGCCTCGTCGATGTGAACCTGGCTGCGGCCGAAGCGCTCACCTCGGAGTTCGGCCTGAATAAGGCCGCCATCGGCACCGATCTTTCCAGCGTTATTGCAAAGGCGAGGGCGGATATCGTCTTTGACGTCGTCATCCCCGCTGCCCGTTTCAATGTCGTCTCTACGGCACTTAAGGCGGGATGCCATGTGCTGAGCGAAAAGCCGATGGCTACTTCGCTGGCGGAAGGAGCTGCCCTGATCGATCTTGCGGCAGAGACCGGCAAGATCCATGCGATCATCCAGAACCGACGCTTCATTTCCGGTGTTCGCCGCATGCGCCGTTTTGTCGAAAGCGGTGCCATCGGCGATGTGACCGCGATCCATTGCGACTTCTTCATAGCCCCGCATTTCGGCGGCTTCCGCGAGGACATGGACAATGTTCTGCTTCTCGACATGGCGATCCATACCTTCGATGCCGCACGTTTTGTCGCCGGCAAGAAGCCACTCGCCGTCTATTGCGTCGAGCGCAATCCAAAAGGGTCGTGGTATCGTCACGGCGCCTCTGCCAACGCCACCTTTGAATTCACCGACGATGTGGTTTTCACCTATCGCGGCTCCTGGTGCGCAGAAGGCGAGCGTACGAGCTGGGAAAGCCAGTGGCGTCTCGTCGGCTCCAAGGGAATGCTAACCTGGGACGGGGATCAAACATTCCGCGCCGCAGTTGCCGGCGAAGAGACGGGCCTGCTTCGCGGCGTTACGCCCGTCGACGTTCCCGGTGCGGAGCGGGACGAGGAGACGCACGGCCATGCCAGCGTGATTGCCGGTTTCGTGGACGCCATCCGGACCGGCAAGCGGCCGGAGACGGCCAGCAGCGACAACATCACAAGCCTTGCCATGGTCTTCGGCGCGATCGAGAGCGCCAGAACCGGCAAGCGCGTTGAAATTTCAGCATGA
- a CDS encoding LacI family DNA-binding transcriptional regulator: MKDGPTIDGKETRRKERMRFVSADQVAQLAGVSRSAVSRTFTPGASVAPATRERVQKAAEELGYHVNDLARGVLANQSRLVGIVATRPEIGFRAHLAAALAKALIKRGSIPILINTGQTEDELLAAQKMLIGHRAEATIILSGSPPASFVDIAHRNGQPLVVIGRTEPDADHVSAGNAEASRNAAMAFFDKGCRRLAVAASHSATSSIAEREHAFLAAAEEFGASVSVGRGMDSDYDSGIDAARQLFSRAERPDAVYCANDLIAFGLMDHVRKTLGLRIPQDVAVIGFDDVPEAAWLSYRLTTFRQDPVVMAQRAVELVERRLASPELPPAYERVIPELIFRDSFTP, encoded by the coding sequence ATGAAGGACGGCCCGACGATCGACGGAAAGGAGACCAGGCGCAAGGAGCGAATGCGATTTGTCAGCGCAGATCAGGTCGCACAGCTTGCTGGCGTTTCACGCTCCGCCGTTTCACGGACTTTCACGCCAGGCGCAAGCGTTGCGCCGGCCACCCGCGAGCGGGTGCAGAAGGCTGCCGAAGAGCTCGGCTATCATGTCAACGATCTCGCACGCGGCGTCCTTGCAAATCAAAGCCGCCTGGTCGGCATCGTTGCGACGCGGCCAGAAATCGGCTTTCGCGCCCATCTGGCCGCAGCACTCGCAAAGGCGCTGATAAAGCGGGGCAGCATCCCGATCCTGATCAACACCGGCCAGACCGAGGATGAACTGCTTGCAGCGCAGAAGATGTTGATCGGCCATCGCGCCGAAGCAACCATCATTCTTTCGGGATCCCCACCCGCGAGCTTCGTAGATATCGCGCATCGCAACGGCCAGCCGCTGGTGGTCATCGGCCGCACCGAACCGGATGCGGACCATGTCAGTGCCGGAAACGCCGAAGCATCCCGCAACGCAGCGATGGCCTTCTTCGACAAGGGATGCCGGCGGCTTGCCGTTGCAGCGTCGCATTCGGCAACGTCCAGCATTGCAGAGCGCGAGCATGCCTTCTTGGCGGCAGCCGAGGAGTTCGGCGCTTCGGTCTCGGTCGGACGCGGCATGGATTCCGACTATGACAGCGGCATCGATGCCGCGCGTCAACTCTTCTCCCGGGCTGAAAGACCCGATGCTGTCTATTGCGCCAACGATTTGATTGCCTTCGGATTGATGGATCATGTCCGAAAGACGCTCGGCTTGCGGATACCGCAAGACGTCGCCGTGATCGGTTTTGATGATGTGCCGGAGGCAGCCTGGCTCAGCTACCGGCTTACGACTTTCCGCCAGGATCCGGTCGTCATGGCACAGCGCGCCGTCGAACTTGTCGAGCGTCGGCTTGCCAGCCCGGAATTGCCCCCTGCCTACGAGAGGGTCATTCCGGAACTTATCTTCCGCGACAGCTTCACCCCCTGA
- a CDS encoding DUF1127 domain-containing protein encodes MREAQVEVAETLSATVDELYQKFGVWRTARALALAAWRRHQTVNQVSQLSDRMRRDIGLPEAEDAYGTARFWSIWPDTR; translated from the coding sequence ATGCGTGAAGCACAAGTAGAAGTTGCTGAAACCCTATCGGCGACGGTCGATGAACTGTACCAGAAATTTGGCGTCTGGAGGACGGCGCGCGCGCTGGCCCTGGCCGCGTGGAGGCGTCACCAAACGGTGAACCAGGTCTCCCAGCTGTCAGATCGTATGCGCCGTGATATCGGCCTTCCGGAGGCCGAGGATGCGTACGGGACGGCGAGATTTTGGAGTATCTGGCCCGACACAAGATGA
- a CDS encoding substrate-binding domain-containing protein gives MKGIRQLAKHLDISIGTVSRALNDKPDVNEETRKRVMAAAEELGYVANQSGRSLRQGTTNVIGLMIESSKETVENSDNFFLGLTGGLQSVLARHKLDLVMLPCPSDEDPYEYLKRMVARRVVDAMIISATQRIDRRIDLLVKAKIPFVALGRSSSGGNYTWIDLDFEGVAASAVDRLVAKGHRRIAIAAPSSDINLGYVFVDAYKQSLERHCIPYDPKLVIRVKSSEQGGYQAGHELLLLDNKPTAIILIYELMAIGLYRRLVEAGVVPGRDLAVIGFREEPRAKFLQPALTCFRMSLRDLGVELAETLLATMPAYAKFYPKGARNTIWPLELVPGESDAFFLNP, from the coding sequence ATGAAGGGAATCCGACAGCTTGCCAAGCATCTCGATATTTCGATCGGGACGGTTTCCCGCGCGCTAAACGACAAACCGGACGTCAACGAGGAAACGCGCAAGCGCGTGATGGCGGCTGCCGAAGAGCTCGGCTATGTGGCAAATCAGTCCGGCCGCAGCCTGAGGCAGGGCACGACCAACGTTATCGGGTTGATGATCGAATCCAGCAAGGAAACCGTCGAAAATAGCGACAACTTTTTTCTCGGCCTCACCGGCGGTCTGCAGAGTGTGCTTGCGCGGCACAAGCTCGACCTCGTGATGCTGCCCTGCCCCAGCGACGAGGATCCCTATGAATATCTGAAGCGCATGGTGGCGCGGCGCGTCGTCGATGCGATGATCATTTCAGCGACGCAGCGGATCGACAGGCGCATCGATCTTCTGGTGAAAGCCAAGATTCCTTTCGTCGCGCTCGGACGAAGCTCATCGGGCGGCAACTACACCTGGATAGATCTTGATTTCGAGGGCGTGGCGGCATCAGCGGTCGACCGGCTGGTGGCCAAGGGACATCGCAGGATCGCGATCGCAGCACCCTCGAGCGATATCAATCTCGGCTATGTCTTCGTCGATGCCTACAAGCAGTCGCTTGAGCGCCACTGCATCCCTTATGATCCGAAGCTGGTCATCCGCGTCAAATCGAGCGAACAAGGTGGTTACCAGGCCGGACACGAATTGCTACTCCTGGACAACAAACCGACAGCGATCATCCTGATCTACGAGTTGATGGCGATTGGCCTTTACAGACGCTTGGTCGAGGCAGGCGTCGTTCCGGGGCGCGATCTGGCAGTGATCGGCTTCCGTGAGGAGCCGCGCGCCAAATTCCTGCAGCCTGCCCTCACCTGCTTCCGTATGTCGCTGCGCGATCTCGGTGTCGAACTGGCCGAAACGCTGCTTGCGACCATGCCCGCTTATGCGAAATTTTATCCGAAGGGCGCGCGCAACACGATCTGGCCGCTGGAACTCGTCCCAGGCGAAAGCGACGCCTTTTTCCTCAATCCATGA
- a CDS encoding multidrug effflux MFS transporter, with the protein MTASFFRIALILGLLSAIGPFAIDMYLPALPSIGVDLGSDNHVTQLSLLTFFISFALAQLLYGPLSDMWGRKLPLYLGIGIFTVASIGCALAQDIETLIAFRFIQGVGGAAGMVIPRAVVRDMHTGIQAARLMSLLMLVFSISPILAPLAGSAVIEFYGWRGVFWAVTIAALIGLVLLATQLDETRPTKDRKGSSLSSAMSAYGYLLRDRNFLTLTFIGGLGISSFLVYLANSPFVLIQHYGLTPTQYSFAFSVNAVSFFAVSQATGWLGERFGLVRVMRSAVTFYCLVMVVMAVVMAAGINQLPVMAVFLFIGYGFLGLVIPTSAVLALEDHGQIAGTASSLMGTLHFVIAAVAMVVSGLFADGTAVPMAAGIAACALLAFVLTQATLGRRAATAPAE; encoded by the coding sequence ATGACCGCTTCATTCTTTCGCATTGCGCTCATCCTTGGGCTTTTATCAGCCATTGGTCCCTTTGCCATCGACATGTACCTTCCGGCACTGCCTTCGATTGGCGTCGATCTGGGGTCGGATAACCACGTCACCCAGTTGAGCCTTCTGACGTTCTTCATTTCTTTTGCACTGGCCCAGCTGCTTTACGGTCCGCTGTCCGACATGTGGGGCCGCAAGCTGCCACTTTATTTGGGTATCGGCATCTTCACCGTTGCCAGCATCGGCTGCGCGCTGGCGCAAGACATAGAAACGCTGATTGCCTTCCGCTTCATCCAGGGCGTCGGCGGTGCGGCCGGCATGGTCATACCACGCGCTGTTGTTCGTGACATGCACACCGGCATTCAGGCAGCTCGTCTAATGTCGCTTCTCATGCTCGTCTTCTCAATTTCCCCCATTCTTGCTCCGCTGGCCGGCAGTGCGGTCATCGAGTTCTACGGCTGGCGCGGTGTCTTCTGGGCGGTGACTATCGCGGCCCTCATCGGGCTCGTGCTGCTTGCCACACAGCTTGACGAGACTCGCCCGACGAAGGATCGCAAGGGCAGCAGCCTTAGCAGCGCGATGTCTGCCTATGGCTACCTTTTGCGCGACAGGAACTTCCTGACGCTCACCTTCATCGGTGGCCTCGGGATCTCGAGCTTCCTCGTCTATCTCGCCAACTCGCCCTTCGTGCTCATCCAGCACTACGGCCTGACGCCGACGCAGTACAGCTTCGCATTCTCCGTCAACGCCGTGTCCTTCTTCGCCGTATCGCAGGCGACCGGCTGGCTGGGCGAGCGTTTCGGCCTCGTTCGCGTCATGCGCTCAGCCGTCACCTTCTATTGCCTCGTCATGGTCGTGATGGCCGTTGTAATGGCGGCGGGCATCAACCAGCTTCCGGTGATGGCCGTCTTCCTTTTCATCGGATATGGCTTTCTCGGACTTGTCATTCCAACGAGCGCGGTTCTTGCTCTGGAGGATCACGGCCAGATCGCAGGTACGGCCTCGTCATTGATGGGAACCTTGCACTTCGTCATTGCGGCTGTCGCAATGGTGGTCTCCGGCCTGTTTGCCGATGGCACGGCCGTTCCGATGGCGGCAGGCATTGCCGCCTGCGCGCTGCTTGCCTTCGTCCTGACGCAAGCAACGCTCGGCCGCCGCGCCGCCACAGCACCGGCTGAATGA
- a CDS encoding TetR/AcrR family transcriptional regulator, which yields MSKTSRRIIMRAMKNPAPPEKRADGPTQRGQFKKRASILEAAADVFCRQGFAGASIDEIAVEANVSRQTIYNHYCEKETLFVAVVDDVLKRANSMIFAMLATFPVNADNLEEDLVAFAIRINKNCICNQDGKFLRRLVQNEGERYPHLFETWRQQGPGRIISALGALFARLSASGALKIEDFDVAARQFLALGNADLQIMMLFGQTPSDEQLESAARNAVRTFLRAYGMEASAERSELAAVSG from the coding sequence TTGTCTAAAACGTCAAGACGCATTATCATGAGAGCGATGAAAAATCCCGCGCCACCCGAAAAGAGAGCGGATGGGCCGACCCAGCGCGGCCAGTTCAAGAAGCGCGCTTCCATACTGGAAGCGGCCGCGGATGTATTCTGCCGCCAGGGCTTTGCAGGGGCAAGCATCGACGAGATTGCGGTAGAGGCCAATGTCTCGCGCCAGACGATCTATAATCACTATTGCGAGAAAGAGACTTTGTTCGTCGCCGTCGTGGACGACGTGCTGAAGCGCGCCAATTCGATGATTTTTGCGATGCTGGCAACGTTTCCGGTCAATGCCGACAATTTGGAAGAAGACCTTGTCGCCTTTGCGATCCGGATCAACAAAAACTGCATCTGCAACCAGGACGGAAAGTTCCTGCGCCGTCTCGTCCAGAACGAGGGTGAGCGCTATCCGCATCTTTTCGAGACCTGGCGCCAGCAAGGCCCGGGCCGGATCATTTCCGCGCTCGGCGCTCTGTTTGCGCGGTTGAGCGCCAGTGGTGCTCTAAAGATCGAAGACTTCGATGTGGCGGCACGCCAATTCCTCGCTCTCGGGAATGCGGATCTGCAGATCATGATGCTGTTCGGGCAAACGCCGAGCGATGAGCAGCTCGAAAGTGCCGCGCGCAACGCGGTCAGGACGTTCCTTCGCGCCTACGGCATGGAGGCGTCCGCCGAGCGATCAGAGCTTGCGGCCGTCAGCGGCTGA
- a CDS encoding response regulator produces MNQRVLIVEDEFLIALDLEATVQAMGMEVTGLAANKEQALRFAPTADVAFVDVNLSDGATGPEIGRRLAEDHGVAVVFMTGNPEMVAGGVKGTLGVVKKPVKPSVVEQSLKYAVARRNGALAAVPSQMLVFA; encoded by the coding sequence ATGAACCAGAGAGTATTGATCGTAGAGGACGAGTTCTTGATCGCCCTCGATCTTGAAGCAACCGTTCAAGCCATGGGCATGGAAGTGACGGGGCTTGCCGCGAATAAGGAACAGGCGTTGCGTTTTGCGCCGACGGCGGACGTCGCTTTTGTAGACGTCAACCTGTCGGATGGTGCGACTGGGCCGGAAATCGGCCGGCGGCTGGCGGAAGACCATGGTGTTGCCGTCGTGTTCATGACAGGCAACCCGGAGATGGTGGCAGGAGGCGTCAAGGGGACGCTCGGCGTCGTCAAAAAGCCGGTCAAGCCGTCCGTCGTCGAGCAGTCGCTGAAATATGCCGTCGCACGCCGCAATGGCGCGCTCGCTGCCGTTCCGTCGCAGATGCTCGTCTTTGCCTGA